In Marivirga salinae, a single window of DNA contains:
- the acs gene encoding acetate--CoA ligase produces MSDRIHTLSGYIHEYQRSVHQPEQFWSRIADSFHWKKRWDKTVEWNFEEPKIEWFKGAQLNITENILEKNLFTMGDKPAIIWEPNEPGDENQIISYRQLYEKVNQFSNAMKAKGVKKGDRVIIYMPMVPEAAIAMLACARIGAVHSVVFAGFSSNALADRINDCQAKMVLTSDGNFRGAKSIPVKAVVDEALEKTKTIENVIVFKRTGEEVEMKSGRDIWWEDAIKGQSTECPAETMDAEDMLFILYTSGSTGKPKGVVHTCGGYMVYTKYSFENVFQYDQGDVYWCTADVGWITGHSYIVYGPLLAGATTVMFEGIPTYPDAGRFWDVVDKYKVNQFYTAPTAIRALQAHGTDPVDSRDLSSLKVIGSVGEPINEEAWHWYHSHVGKGKCPVVDTWWQTETGGIMISPLAGITPTKPSYATLPLPGIQPVIVDADGNELKGNSVEGNLCMKFPWPGMLRTTYGDHERCKNTYFATYKNMYFTGDGVKRDEDGYYRILGRVDDVINVSGHRMGTAEVENAINEHPKVIESAVVGYPHEVKGQGIYAYVICDLENRTEENLINEISETVRNIIGAIAKPDKIQVVSGLPKTRSGKIMRRILRKIAEGDTSNLGDTSTLLNPEIVDEIKAGAK; encoded by the coding sequence ATGAGTGATAGAATTCATACCCTCAGCGGGTACATACACGAATACCAAAGAAGCGTGCATCAACCAGAGCAGTTTTGGTCGAGAATTGCCGATTCATTTCACTGGAAAAAAAGATGGGACAAAACGGTAGAATGGAATTTTGAAGAGCCCAAAATTGAATGGTTTAAAGGTGCCCAATTAAATATTACGGAAAATATATTAGAGAAAAACCTTTTCACCATGGGCGATAAACCCGCTATCATTTGGGAGCCTAATGAACCTGGGGATGAAAATCAAATCATCAGTTATCGTCAGCTTTATGAAAAAGTAAATCAATTCTCTAATGCTATGAAGGCAAAGGGAGTGAAAAAAGGCGATAGAGTCATTATATATATGCCTATGGTACCTGAAGCAGCCATAGCTATGTTGGCTTGTGCCAGAATTGGAGCAGTTCATTCTGTGGTTTTCGCAGGTTTTTCCTCCAATGCTTTAGCAGATAGAATTAATGATTGCCAAGCAAAAATGGTCTTAACATCAGACGGGAATTTCAGAGGTGCTAAATCAATTCCTGTGAAAGCCGTTGTAGATGAAGCTTTAGAAAAGACTAAAACCATAGAAAATGTTATCGTTTTTAAAAGAACTGGTGAAGAGGTTGAAATGAAATCAGGAAGGGATATCTGGTGGGAAGATGCCATTAAAGGTCAATCAACAGAATGTCCAGCTGAAACCATGGATGCTGAAGATATGCTTTTCATTCTCTACACTTCTGGCTCAACTGGAAAGCCTAAAGGCGTAGTGCATACTTGCGGTGGTTATATGGTTTACACCAAATATTCATTTGAAAATGTATTCCAATATGACCAAGGAGATGTTTATTGGTGTACGGCTGATGTCGGATGGATTACAGGTCATTCCTATATTGTGTATGGACCACTTTTAGCAGGAGCTACAACAGTTATGTTTGAAGGCATTCCTACCTATCCTGATGCAGGAAGATTTTGGGATGTTGTTGATAAATACAAAGTGAATCAGTTTTACACTGCCCCTACTGCTATTCGAGCCTTACAAGCACATGGAACTGACCCTGTAGATAGTAGAGATTTGAGTTCATTAAAAGTTATTGGATCAGTTGGTGAGCCTATTAATGAAGAAGCCTGGCACTGGTATCATTCCCATGTGGGGAAAGGAAAATGCCCTGTAGTAGATACTTGGTGGCAAACCGAAACGGGTGGCATTATGATTTCTCCTTTAGCTGGCATTACTCCTACCAAACCTTCTTATGCTACGCTCCCACTTCCAGGTATTCAGCCAGTGATAGTGGATGCAGATGGAAATGAACTAAAGGGAAATTCAGTAGAAGGAAATCTATGCATGAAATTCCCTTGGCCGGGCATGCTGAGAACCACTTATGGCGACCATGAAAGATGTAAAAACACTTATTTCGCTACTTATAAAAATATGTATTTCACTGGCGATGGTGTGAAAAGAGATGAGGATGGTTATTACAGAATTTTAGGTAGAGTGGATGATGTGATCAATGTATCCGGACACAGAATGGGAACTGCTGAAGTGGAAAATGCCATTAATGAACATCCAAAAGTAATTGAATCGGCTGTAGTTGGTTATCCACACGAAGTAAAAGGACAGGGTATTTATGCTTATGTGATTTGTGATTTAGAAAATAGAACAGAAGAAAACCTAATCAATGAAATAAGTGAAACGGTTCGAAACATCATAGGAGCTATAGCCAAGCCAGATAAAATACAAGTAGTTTCAGGATTGCCAAAAACACGTTCTGGTAAAATAATGCGTAGAATATTGAGAAAAATTGCAGAAGGAGATACCAGCAATCTTGGCGATACTTCTACTTTATTAAATCCTGAAATAGTGGATGAAATTAAAGCGGGAGCTAAATAA
- the yajC gene encoding preprotein translocase subunit YajC: protein MIQFILAQATTGDDSAWMSQLLLFGGIILVFYFFMIRPQQKKQKDQKKFIAEIKKGDSVVTIGGLHGKVFQVEEDKIILEIDKGTKMIFEKSAVSLEQSKKLQEK from the coding sequence ATGATACAATTTATTTTAGCTCAGGCAACAACAGGTGATGATAGCGCTTGGATGAGTCAATTACTCCTTTTTGGAGGTATAATTTTAGTGTTTTATTTCTTTATGATCCGACCGCAACAGAAAAAGCAAAAAGATCAAAAGAAATTTATTGCTGAAATTAAAAAAGGAGATAGTGTAGTTACCATCGGTGGCTTGCACGGAAAAGTTTTTCAGGTTGAAGAGGATAAAATTATTTTGGAAATTGATAAAGGAACCAAAATGATTTTTGAAAAATCAGCTGTATCACTAGAACAAAGTAAAAAACTTCAAGAAAAATAA
- a CDS encoding HipA N-terminal domain-containing protein — MRQGKVFYKDHLAGIITETNEGEYVFQYEAQYVKDHPNEFITFTMPISYKPYAEKSLFPFFEGVFPE, encoded by the coding sequence ATGAGACAAGGAAAAGTATTTTATAAAGATCATTTGGCAGGTATCATTACTGAAACCAATGAGGGTGAATATGTATTCCAATATGAGGCTCAATACGTAAAAGATCATCCGAATGAATTTATCACTTTTACTATGCCTATTTCGTATAAACCTTATGCTGAAAAAAGTCTCTTTCCATTTTTTGAAGGGGTATTTCCTGAATAA
- a CDS encoding tetratricopeptide repeat protein, whose product MKTLFPLFISIIFCTALSAQNPDSLEKLLSTELSKNERQEILIALCKTYRNSNPNAMRLYAEELIILSETDTLSNSYAWGQYYLGDYFYLIDDFDKTEQHLLSAYEIFHNNENKLGQLESSTSLANIYFLRDRYKTALNFAESSLDMAYDLENKAQQANLLALICDIYTYMERYNLAIQHCIQSLKIKEELQITQGKEITLNTIGLIYQEMGTYEKSKDYLLKALKLAKENGEPYNIATTHSNIGNYYLAIGKIDSALYSFKNAMEIDSAADDKTGLAYSFFDIGKIYQSKNVYNDALQYFENAKSLSKEQNMPELEARIGLETGDIYINKGNYQKAIIELKNSSTIAQKINSSSILKDTYQKLSRLYDKMGDKDNALIYMKLFMLESERKFKEENIRAIAEIEALYNIEKKEKEIGLLQRDNNIKELQAEQRSFFIIALSAGLFLLIILILILYNRNKLKTRANQALNEQNIAIQEQKEEIETQKEELTEKGNALADKNQQITDSITYAKQIQDSLLPQLPTIKEVLPDSFIFLKPRDIVSGDFYWFTRIEDKIAFALVDCTGHGVPGAFMTVLANSLLNQIVVETGITSPDLIVSLLDQKIQQNLHQQQLENANTDGLDISLVMLDKKRKKLEYTGAKIPLYIYRKNKIEAIKSDRFSVGSTQQENKVFTKKEIEYEAGDIIYLSSDGYQDQFGGPKNKKFMKKNFRNLLTKIGGLSMIEQKDQLEDNFIQWRGSNPQTDDILVIGLKLT is encoded by the coding sequence ATGAAAACTCTATTCCCTCTATTCATATCTATCATATTCTGCACAGCTTTATCAGCTCAAAATCCTGATAGTTTAGAAAAATTATTGTCAACCGAACTATCCAAAAACGAAAGACAAGAAATATTAATAGCACTTTGTAAGACCTACCGAAATTCCAATCCAAATGCAATGAGGCTCTATGCCGAAGAGCTTATTATATTATCTGAAACTGACACATTAAGCAATAGTTATGCTTGGGGACAATATTATTTAGGCGACTACTTTTATTTAATTGATGATTTTGATAAAACTGAACAACACTTACTTTCGGCTTATGAGATTTTTCATAATAACGAAAACAAGTTGGGCCAACTTGAATCCTCTACATCCTTAGCCAATATATATTTTTTAAGAGACCGGTATAAAACTGCCTTAAACTTTGCTGAATCTTCACTAGATATGGCTTATGATCTGGAAAACAAAGCCCAACAAGCTAATCTATTAGCTTTAATCTGTGATATATATACTTATATGGAACGCTATAATTTAGCTATCCAACACTGTATTCAATCCTTAAAAATAAAAGAGGAATTACAAATTACGCAAGGAAAGGAGATTACGCTCAATACAATTGGACTCATTTATCAAGAAATGGGGACTTACGAAAAATCTAAGGATTATCTTTTAAAGGCATTGAAATTAGCAAAAGAAAATGGAGAACCTTACAATATTGCCACTACTCATAGTAATATTGGAAATTATTACCTGGCTATAGGGAAAATAGACAGTGCTTTATATAGCTTTAAAAATGCTATGGAAATAGATTCAGCAGCGGATGATAAAACCGGTTTAGCCTATTCCTTTTTTGATATTGGGAAAATATATCAAAGTAAAAATGTTTACAATGACGCATTACAATACTTTGAAAATGCAAAATCTCTATCGAAAGAACAAAATATGCCTGAATTAGAAGCTCGAATTGGACTGGAGACAGGAGATATTTATATTAATAAAGGTAATTATCAAAAGGCAATAATTGAATTAAAAAATAGCTCTACTATTGCTCAAAAAATCAATTCTTCCAGCATATTGAAAGATACTTACCAAAAATTATCGCGTTTATACGACAAAATGGGAGACAAAGATAATGCATTGATTTACATGAAGTTATTCATGCTAGAATCAGAAAGAAAATTTAAGGAAGAAAACATTAGGGCTATTGCTGAAATTGAAGCTTTATACAATATTGAAAAAAAGGAAAAGGAAATAGGTCTATTACAGAGAGATAACAATATAAAAGAATTACAAGCAGAACAAAGAAGCTTTTTCATTATTGCACTTAGTGCAGGATTATTCTTACTTATAATCTTAATCCTTATTCTTTACAATAGAAACAAACTGAAAACCAGGGCAAATCAAGCATTAAACGAACAGAATATTGCAATACAGGAACAAAAAGAAGAAATAGAAACCCAGAAAGAAGAATTAACTGAAAAAGGAAATGCATTAGCTGATAAAAACCAGCAGATTACCGACAGCATCACATACGCCAAACAAATTCAAGATTCTTTATTACCACAACTTCCAACAATCAAAGAAGTATTGCCTGATTCTTTCATCTTTTTAAAACCTCGTGACATTGTCAGCGGTGATTTTTATTGGTTCACACGCATTGAAGATAAAATTGCTTTTGCTTTGGTTGATTGTACGGGTCATGGAGTCCCTGGAGCATTTATGACTGTTCTGGCAAATTCACTTTTAAATCAAATTGTAGTTGAAACAGGCATTACATCTCCTGATTTGATTGTTTCTTTACTCGACCAGAAAATACAGCAAAATTTACATCAACAACAACTAGAAAATGCCAATACAGATGGTTTAGATATAAGTTTAGTAATGCTAGACAAAAAAAGAAAGAAGCTAGAATACACAGGTGCCAAAATTCCTCTTTATATATATCGAAAAAATAAAATTGAGGCAATAAAATCTGACAGGTTTAGTGTGGGTAGTACTCAACAGGAAAACAAAGTCTTCACAAAAAAGGAAATTGAATATGAAGCTGGCGATATAATCTATTTAAGCTCGGATGGTTATCAAGATCAATTTGGCGGCCCAAAAAATAAGAAATTTATGAAAAAGAATTTCCGAAATTTACTCACAAAGATTGGTGGATTAAGTATGATCGAACAAAAGGATCAATTAGAAGATAATTTTATTCAATGGAGAGGAAGTAACCCACAAACAGATGACATATTAGTAATTGGGCTTAAACTTACATAA
- a CDS encoding YtxH domain-containing protein: MSKGSNLFAFIAGAAAGTIAGILYAPDTGVNTRDKLTYRLGKYKEMLEDLLNDISNGEEIGLSAARSDGEKVVNSAKEKAEQLLTDVDDLLGQIKKKDQ; the protein is encoded by the coding sequence ATGAGCAAAGGAAGTAATTTATTCGCATTCATAGCAGGAGCCGCAGCAGGTACAATCGCAGGTATTTTGTATGCGCCCGACACAGGAGTAAACACAAGGGACAAGTTGACTTATCGCTTAGGTAAATACAAAGAAATGTTAGAAGATCTTTTGAATGATATTTCTAATGGAGAAGAAATAGGCTTAAGCGCTGCCCGTAGTGATGGCGAGAAGGTTGTTAACTCAGCAAAAGAAAAGGCTGAACAGTTATTAACTGATGTTGACGATTTATTAGGTCAAATCAAGAAAAAAGATCAATAA
- a CDS encoding DUF1573 domain-containing protein, with protein sequence MKSIFYAIFAAGLLSLASCSGDLEKRVTDLERRVAALEGNGGTASTIQPAVSDQKKPTLQKANEKPEGPLPTMEFEEKTHDFGKITEGDVVTKVFTFKNTGEAPLIISNATSSCGCTVPSYPKDKPIAPGEEGEIEVKYNSRGKKNQDNKVVRITANTWPATNNLTIKAFVEPKADKTNAGPVKQ encoded by the coding sequence ATGAAAAGTATATTTTATGCAATTTTTGCAGCAGGTTTGCTTTCACTAGCATCTTGTTCAGGAGACCTTGAAAAAAGAGTAACTGATCTGGAGAGAAGAGTAGCTGCATTAGAAGGAAATGGAGGCACTGCTTCAACTATCCAGCCAGCCGTTTCTGATCAAAAGAAACCTACTTTACAAAAGGCTAATGAAAAACCTGAAGGGCCTTTGCCAACAATGGAATTTGAAGAGAAAACACATGACTTTGGTAAGATTACAGAAGGTGATGTAGTAACAAAGGTTTTTACATTTAAAAATACTGGCGAAGCTCCTTTGATTATTTCAAACGCTACTTCGTCTTGTGGATGTACAGTTCCTTCTTATCCAAAAGATAAGCCAATTGCACCAGGTGAAGAAGGTGAGATTGAAGTGAAGTATAATTCAAGAGGCAAGAAAAACCAGGATAACAAAGTGGTAAGAATTACTGCTAACACTTGGCCAGCTACAAATAATTTAACAATCAAAGCATTTGTTGAGCCTAAGGCTGATAAAACAAATGCTGGACCCGTAAAACAATAA
- the nusB gene encoding transcription antitermination factor NusB, with protein sequence MQALYAVQKCEDANFELAKDYIEEIFTPDLNSMEVQDKVLLKQNAKTAKKIFQSNYRAEQIKEEQDTNPEVRSAVSNAIDYFRNNVKKDVSFIKKDMLEAVNKLLENYYLSLKLLVEFSELTKEDIEKRQKRSAENGKQVFESELNLYHNKAIKIINENDALQNEFIRFDISWKDDELDVQEWFRDLLKKADFYKEYTQLNKPSFEEDVLVLDQISRQIILKSEAITNFMAERDLYWEENKSALKSMLKKTIKSIDEDTQHIELIELSANWEDDSEFFKNLFTDTISNDDEYESIVSDFAKNWATERIAIVDMIILKMAVCEMLNFPSIPVKVTINEYIELSKNYSTQKSKIFVNGMLDKISAKLEKDGEIKKSGRGLIDNK encoded by the coding sequence ATGCAAGCACTTTATGCCGTTCAAAAGTGCGAAGATGCAAATTTTGAGCTGGCAAAAGATTATATTGAAGAAATCTTCACTCCAGACCTTAATTCTATGGAGGTGCAAGACAAAGTACTCCTCAAACAAAACGCAAAAACTGCTAAAAAAATCTTCCAAAGTAATTATCGTGCAGAACAAATAAAAGAAGAACAGGACACCAATCCTGAAGTGCGTTCGGCAGTTAGTAATGCCATAGATTATTTTAGAAATAATGTCAAAAAAGATGTGTCTTTTATAAAGAAAGATATGTTAGAGGCTGTCAATAAGCTTTTAGAAAATTACTACTTATCTCTAAAGCTATTAGTTGAATTTTCAGAACTCACCAAAGAGGATATTGAAAAAAGACAAAAGAGATCAGCTGAAAATGGAAAACAAGTTTTCGAAAGTGAACTTAATCTTTATCATAATAAAGCCATCAAAATCATTAATGAAAATGATGCCTTACAAAATGAATTTATTCGCTTTGACATAAGTTGGAAAGATGATGAATTGGATGTTCAGGAGTGGTTTAGAGACTTACTTAAAAAAGCAGATTTCTATAAAGAATATACTCAACTAAATAAGCCAAGTTTTGAAGAAGATGTTTTGGTTTTGGATCAAATCTCGAGACAAATAATCTTAAAAAGTGAAGCCATTACAAACTTCATGGCAGAGCGTGATCTGTATTGGGAAGAGAATAAATCAGCATTAAAATCAATGTTGAAAAAAACCATTAAATCCATAGATGAAGATACACAACACATAGAATTAATTGAATTATCTGCAAATTGGGAAGATGACAGTGAGTTTTTTAAGAATCTTTTCACAGACACCATCAGCAATGATGATGAATACGAGAGTATTGTATCGGATTTTGCAAAAAATTGGGCAACAGAAAGAATAGCTATTGTAGATATGATCATTCTAAAAATGGCAGTTTGTGAAATGTTGAATTTCCCAAGCATACCAGTTAAAGTGACTATTAATGAGTATATTGAACTTTCAAAAAATTACAGCACCCAAAAAAGCAAGATATTTGTTAATGGAATGTTAGATAAGATCTCTGCAAAGTTGGAGAAGGATGGGGAAATCAAAAAAAGCGGAAGAGGCTTAATTGACAATAAATAA
- a CDS encoding potassium channel family protein: protein MDFRSYKRLIYYLLAFLGVFLFLVFNLLEFELLSEEGEIDTLSDAFWYSIVTLTTVGYGDLVPTSTGGRAIGYVLIFLSLGVYGLLIGQVSSIISNIKENKKIGMYGTDFKNHIVVIGWTNFGKTVIDQLIKAGRKVAIVTKNRENIDLLKELYQEKNLFILYSDYENFELLEKVNIKKSSTVFINLEDDTEKLVYILNLKKEYEGLNYTVTLENSNLKQTFMSAGVTHAISRNEIASQLLASYMFEPDVALFSEEILAFPTTDSDYDMKQYKVLESNPYNGQQYDKAFYDLKKNENVILLGLVRIDNGERIVYKNPSDNFNIKEGDYLLMLMNQKTEKNIRKVFQLHEGV, encoded by the coding sequence ATGGATTTTAGAAGTTATAAAAGACTAATATATTACCTGTTAGCCTTTTTAGGAGTCTTCCTTTTTCTTGTATTTAACTTGCTTGAATTTGAGCTTCTTTCCGAGGAAGGGGAAATAGACACCCTATCGGATGCCTTTTGGTATTCTATTGTTACTTTAACCACAGTGGGGTATGGTGACTTGGTTCCTACCTCAACCGGAGGCAGAGCTATTGGCTACGTACTGATTTTTTTAAGTTTAGGAGTTTACGGTTTACTGATAGGTCAAGTATCATCAATTATTTCGAATATTAAGGAAAATAAGAAAATAGGAATGTACGGAACAGATTTCAAAAATCACATAGTAGTTATCGGTTGGACAAATTTTGGTAAAACCGTGATTGATCAGCTCATTAAAGCTGGAAGAAAAGTAGCTATTGTCACTAAAAATAGAGAGAATATAGACCTATTAAAAGAGCTCTATCAAGAGAAGAACTTATTTATACTATATAGTGATTATGAAAATTTCGAATTGCTTGAAAAAGTTAATATCAAAAAATCCAGTACAGTTTTTATAAATTTAGAAGACGATACAGAAAAATTAGTTTATATCCTGAATCTCAAAAAAGAATATGAAGGCTTAAATTATACCGTCACACTTGAAAACTCTAATCTGAAACAGACTTTTATGAGTGCTGGCGTGACTCATGCTATTTCTCGAAATGAAATTGCAAGCCAATTATTGGCTAGCTATATGTTTGAGCCAGACGTAGCATTATTTTCAGAAGAAATTTTAGCATTCCCTACTACTGATTCTGATTATGACATGAAACAATACAAGGTTTTAGAATCAAATCCTTATAATGGACAGCAATATGACAAAGCATTTTATGATTTAAAGAAAAATGAGAATGTTATATTATTAGGCTTGGTAAGAATTGATAATGGGGAAAGAATAGTCTATAAAAACCCGTCAGATAATTTCAATATAAAGGAAGGTGATTATTTACTTATGCTAATGAATCAAAAAACAGAAAAAAATATACGAAAAGTATTCCAATTACATGAAGGAGTTTAG
- the coaE gene encoding dephospho-CoA kinase (Dephospho-CoA kinase (CoaE) performs the final step in coenzyme A biosynthesis.) gives MKKIGITGGIGAGKSLICEVFQLLGIPNYPADYRAKWLQSNDPELKAKITHHFGDEAYFENGELNRDYLSKEVFGDDKKLKLLNSLVHPAVGKDFEKWCAQHADKPYILKEAALLFETGSYKQLDATINVHANQELRLKRTLERDPQRTKESVLAIMKKQFSDEKRMDLADYVIYNDESKSVIKQVMELHEELAG, from the coding sequence ATGAAAAAAATAGGGATAACTGGTGGAATTGGAGCAGGTAAAAGTTTAATCTGCGAAGTTTTTCAACTCTTGGGAATCCCTAATTATCCTGCCGACTATAGAGCTAAATGGTTGCAATCAAACGACCCAGAATTAAAAGCTAAAATAACTCATCACTTTGGAGATGAAGCCTATTTCGAAAATGGTGAACTCAACAGAGATTATCTGAGCAAAGAAGTCTTTGGTGATGATAAAAAACTAAAACTACTCAATAGTCTGGTGCACCCAGCTGTTGGTAAAGATTTTGAAAAGTGGTGCGCTCAACATGCTGACAAACCCTATATCTTAAAAGAAGCAGCTTTATTGTTTGAAACTGGCTCTTATAAACAATTAGATGCCACTATCAACGTGCATGCAAATCAGGAGTTAAGACTGAAAAGAACTTTAGAAAGAGATCCGCAAAGAACCAAAGAAAGTGTTTTGGCTATTATGAAAAAACAATTTTCAGATGAGAAGAGAATGGACTTAGCGGATTATGTGATTTATAATGATGAAAGTAAGTCAGTTATTAAGCAAGTGATGGAGTTGCATGAGGAGTTGGCGGGGTGA
- a CDS encoding penicillin acylase family protein — protein MNKKINYILFSFILCLSFACNTTDSTPSTAEKLAQEVTIYRDIYGIPHVKGETDESTIFGFAYARAEDQFHKIELKFIQSIGRLAEIEGEAGKSNDVRIKAFEIERLSKEEYKSLDPKIKKLCDAYAMGINYYLENNPEVSPRLLTHFEPWFILAEYKNNAFAGLGQVRVNDDMIVEYLMDDIKSIGSNAFALGKGKTKSNNAILVTNPHLNYNEAYEVQLTSEEGLNFYGVVGYGAGIIPVMGHNENLGWAWTVNRPDVADTYEIQFDHPEDSSLYSFGEEYLEVESYQDSMKIKTDSGFTYQKITFRKTIHGPILSESESGKPLSIKLAGLEKGGMLNQLYQMALSENLESFKDALRLNSLSVHNITYADDQGNIFYLYNGIIPKRDTSLNWQRPVDGSLKKSQWQGYHSLEELPQLLNPDCGYIQNCNNDPFETTTNENPNPDDYPDYMKYYEINTNRGRRARVMLDSMQNATIASLESAKFDTYIQNADENLQALMKEVIEVNREDPERIAKIEEPLKLLQSWDKYSSSESVETSLFYIWTFKRFHQRRIGTKFYNLVAFEEAIEKLENEKGSWKVKWGDIYRHQRTLDPEQYSFDSLETSYPISGGISITGIMFASSGDFEGHLPDVGLKGLNIRAHSGDSYVSIVEFGEQVKAKSIIPYGVSDHPESDHYDDQAELYAQGKLKPVFFTQDEILENLKAEYRPGEMKWR, from the coding sequence ATGAACAAAAAAATAAATTACATACTATTCAGCTTCATATTGTGTTTAAGCTTTGCTTGTAACACTACAGACTCAACACCTTCCACAGCTGAAAAATTAGCTCAAGAAGTTACCATTTATAGAGATATCTATGGAATCCCTCATGTGAAAGGCGAAACAGATGAAAGCACCATTTTTGGTTTTGCTTATGCCCGTGCAGAAGATCAGTTTCATAAAATTGAATTGAAATTCATTCAGTCGATTGGAAGATTAGCAGAAATTGAAGGCGAAGCTGGAAAAAGCAATGACGTTCGGATAAAAGCATTCGAAATTGAACGGCTTTCAAAGGAAGAATACAAATCTTTAGATCCAAAAATCAAAAAATTGTGTGATGCATATGCAATGGGCATAAATTACTATCTCGAAAACAATCCTGAAGTAAGCCCTCGATTACTGACTCATTTTGAGCCTTGGTTTATTTTGGCAGAATATAAAAACAATGCCTTTGCTGGATTGGGTCAAGTGCGTGTGAATGATGATATGATTGTAGAATATTTGATGGATGATATTAAAAGTATTGGATCAAATGCTTTTGCTTTAGGTAAAGGGAAAACCAAGTCAAATAATGCTATACTAGTTACTAATCCTCACCTCAATTATAATGAAGCTTATGAAGTACAATTGACAAGTGAGGAAGGCTTGAATTTTTATGGAGTGGTTGGCTATGGCGCAGGAATTATTCCTGTGATGGGACATAATGAAAATTTAGGTTGGGCTTGGACAGTCAATCGCCCTGATGTAGCCGATACTTATGAAATTCAGTTTGATCACCCTGAGGACTCTTCTCTTTACAGCTTTGGAGAAGAATATTTAGAGGTGGAATCTTACCAGGATAGCATGAAGATTAAGACTGATTCAGGTTTTACATATCAAAAAATAACTTTCCGGAAAACAATTCACGGCCCAATTTTATCCGAATCTGAAAGTGGTAAGCCCCTTAGTATAAAACTGGCGGGACTAGAGAAAGGCGGCATGCTCAACCAACTTTACCAAATGGCTCTGTCGGAGAACCTTGAATCATTTAAAGACGCTTTGCGCCTCAATTCACTTTCTGTACATAATATTACCTATGCAGATGACCAAGGAAATATATTCTATCTGTATAACGGCATCATACCAAAGCGCGATACTTCTTTAAATTGGCAACGCCCCGTGGATGGAAGCTTGAAGAAAAGTCAATGGCAAGGCTACCATAGTTTAGAGGAATTGCCACAGCTCTTAAACCCTGATTGTGGATATATCCAAAATTGTAACAACGATCCTTTTGAAACGACCACCAATGAAAATCCTAATCCAGACGATTATCCGGATTATATGAAATATTATGAGATCAATACGAATAGAGGCAGGAGAGCTAGGGTGATGTTGGATAGCATGCAAAATGCTACAATTGCATCTCTTGAGTCCGCTAAATTTGATACCTATATCCAGAATGCAGACGAAAATTTGCAAGCTTTAATGAAGGAAGTGATTGAAGTGAATAGAGAGGATCCAGAAAGAATTGCTAAAATTGAAGAACCCTTGAAATTACTACAGTCCTGGGATAAATATAGCAGTAGTGAGTCTGTGGAAACTTCCTTATTTTATATCTGGACTTTCAAACGCTTTCATCAGAGAAGAATAGGTACTAAATTCTACAACCTGGTGGCTTTTGAAGAAGCCATAGAAAAACTTGAAAATGAAAAAGGCTCGTGGAAGGTGAAATGGGGAGATATCTACAGACACCAGCGCACGCTAGACCCTGAGCAATATAGTTTTGATTCACTTGAAACCAGTTATCCCATTAGCGGAGGGATTTCAATAACAGGAATCATGTTTGCATCCTCGGGTGATTTTGAAGGTCATTTACCTGACGTAGGGTTGAAAGGATTAAATATTAGAGCACACTCGGGCGATTCTTATGTCTCTATAGTTGAATTTGGAGAGCAGGTAAAAGCCAAATCCATTATTCCTTATGGTGTAAGTGACCACCCTGAATCAGATCATTATGATGATCAGGCAGAACTATATGCCCAAGGTAAACTTAAACCAGTCTTTTTTACGCAAGATGAAATTTTAGAAAATTTAAAGGCGGAATATAGGCCTGGAGAAATGAAATGGAGATAG